GTTTACTACTATTGGTAGAATAAATATTCCGCCGTGTGGTGCTATAACCTCTACCTTGAAAAGTGCAGAAATAAATCCTCCTACAGATGAGCCTAGTATACATGCGGGTATTACCCTTAAAGGATCTGCTGCTGCAAATGGAATTACTCCTTCTGTAATAAAGCATGCTCCCAAAAAATAACAAACTTTTCCAGATTCTCTTTCTTCTTTTGAGAATCTATTTTTAAATAAACTTGTAGCAAGAGCAATTCCTATGGGAGGTATCATTCCTCCTGCCATTATGCTTGCGTGAGGAATATAATTTTTGGCAGTTATCATTGCAATTCCAAATGCATATGCAGCTTTATTTACAGGCCCTCCCATATCTATTGCCATCATTCCTCCAAGCAAAGCTCCAAGTATTGCCATATTAGTACCGCTAAGTTGATTTAGCATATTTGTTATTGATTCATTAATAACAGATATTGGACTAAGCATTCCATATATCAAAATTCCTGAAATTATAACTGATAAAAAAGGATAAGTTAATACCGGATTTATTCCTCTTAAATTGCTAGGAATTATTTTGTCAGATATTTTTTTTACAGTTAGTGTAACGTAGCCTGAAATAAATCCTGCTAAGATGCCTCCCAAAAATCCTGCATTTCCATTGTTCATCATTAATCCTGTAATCATTCCAGGTGCAAGTCCTGGTCTTTCTGCTATGCTAAATGAAATATAGCCAGCAAGTATTGGGATCATTAAAGCAAATGCGCTTCCACCGCCGATTTGCATTAGAATATCTGCTATTTTATTGTAGCTTGGATCGTTTATGTCAAATGCTTTGATTCCAAACATGAATGATATTGCTATTATTATTCCTCCTGAGACTACAAATGGAAGCATAAATGAGACCCCATTCATTAGATGTTTATAAATCCCCGTTTTTTTGTTTTGTTTTTGGAGGGTTTCGGTGGTTTTGTTTGTGTTGCTTTTTTTGTAAATTGGTGCTTCGTTTTTAAGAATTGTTTGGATAAGCTCTTTTGCTTTGTGTATGCCGTCTTTTACTCCCACTTCGATTAAAGGTTTTCCGCTAAATCTTTCTTTATCGATAGTTTTGCCAGATGCAATAATGACTCCTTTTGCTTTTTTTATTTCTTCTTCTGTTATTGGATTTTCGGTTCCACTAGATCCATTTGTTTCTACTTTTATATTTATGTTTAATTCTAAAGCTGCTTTTTTAAGGCTTTCTGCTGCCATATAGGTGTGAGCTATTCCCACAGGACATGCTGTTACGGCAAGAATGAAATCTTTTTTTGTATTTAAATTGTTAGATTCATTTATATTGTCATTATTCAATATTATTTCTAAAAATCTATCTTCATTATTTGTGCTCATAAGTTCATGTCTTAATAGGTTGTTGCTAAAAGTATTACTTAGGTATGATATAGCTTTTATGTGTGCATTGCTTGGAGTTTCTTCGGGTAGGGCCATCATGAAAAACAGTTTTGAAAGCTTTTGATCAGAAGAGTTGAAGTCAAAACCATTGCCAACAACTCTTAAAATAGCAATTCCGTGTTTTTTAATGAAATTGCCTTTTGCATGAGGCATAGCTATATGCTCTTCAATGCCTGTTCCGTTAGTTTCTTCTCTTTTTTTAATTTCTTTTATAAATGCTTCCATGTCATTTAAGTATCCATTTTCATTGAACATGCTAGCCATTTTTCTAATTACATCTTCTTTACTAGTTGCATTGTAATTTAAAACAATCAAGTTTTTTGAAAATAAATTTTGCATAATAATCACCTTTATATATTATATAGTGTATATACATTTATTAAATTTTACTATTTATTTAATTGATTTTATAAATCAAAGGAGATTATCTTGATATATACTCTAACACTCAATCCTTCTGTGGATTATAAAATAGTTTTAAAAGAATTTCAGGAAGAAAGTCTTAATTATGCTTTAAATAACAATTTTTTTGCTGGCGGTAAGGGAATAAATGTAAGCACCGTTCTTAAAAATTTAGGAAAACCTAGTACGGCTTTGGGATTTTTGGGAGGTTTTACGGGTGATTATATAAGATTTTCTCTTGATTCTAGGGGCATAAAAAACGATTTTATTAAAATAAAATATGATACAAGATTAAATATTAAAATGATAGCAAATGGCAGAGAAACAGAAATTAATGCCAATTCTCCAGATATTTCTGAGAATGAATTTGAACTTTTGAAAAATAAACTTAAAAATTTAGCAAATAATAGTACATTAGTGATGTCAGGAAGTGTTCCCGCAGCTCTTGGTGAGGATGCATACAATGAAATAGCTAATAGCATTTCTAATGATGTTAAGCTTATCATTGATACCAGTGGCAAACCTTTGCGAAAAATTCTTAGATTAAATCCCTTTTTAATAAAGCCTAATATTTATGAACTTGAAGATCTTTTTAATGCTAAATTTGATTCTACAAAAGAATTGATTAAAATCGGAAAAAATCTTGTAGAAAGTGGGGTTCAAAACATTATAATTTCCATGGGAAGTGACGGAGCTATTTTTATTGGCGGCAAAAATGTTGCTTTTAGGGCCTTTGTTCCTAAGATTAATTTTGTTAGCACCATTGGAGCAGGAGACTCTGTGATTGCCGGGTTTGTATATGCTTTTGATAATGGAAGTACTTTAGAGGATTCATTTAAATTTGGTGTTGCAGCTGGTACAGCTACGGCATTAAAAGGCAATCTTTGTGAATTTCAAGATGTTAAAAAGATGCTTTGTCAGATTAGGGTTGAGGATATTTACACTTCTTAATATTTTAAATAGAGCTGAAGGATTGATTTTGAAACTTTACTGTAGCTTTTAAAAGCTACAGTATTTAGTTTGCTTAAATTTTTAATTTTGATTTATATAATTTCTTTTTTGCTAGAGCTAATCCTGTAATTACTAGCAATGCAAGTATAGCCATGCTTGTAAAAAAGCCTGTTGTATTTGATTGAGAGACTTTTGCAGCGATTTCTGTACTTTGTTCATCGCAAATACAGTTAACATATCCGCATATTGGGCAGATCTCTTCTACTCCAAATTGGCTTAAGTTCCCATTTGGAATTACATTTTCTTTTGCTATTGTGTTGGTTTGTGCGAAAACAGATGTTGAAATTAATAGTAAAGCAGTTAAAAATAGATATTTTTGTAGATTCATTTTACATTCTCCTTATAGATTTTTTTTTTAATTATTTAAATTATAACCTTTAAATTAAAGATTTGTAATTTTTTTATTAAAAATTTGCTAGAGCATCAATAGATTCTCTAAGAAAAGCTGCTGACACAATAAAATGTAAAATTCATCATCGGGAGCGACGGGTCTCGAACCCGCGACCTCCTGCGTGACAGGCAGGCGTTCTAACCACCTGAACTACGCCCCCAAAGCCATTCTTTTAAAAAGATTATAGTAGTTTTTAATTTATTTGTCAATTTCTTTAAATGAGTTTACGTGTTCTAGTATTTTTGAATCTCTTTTGCTAGATTTTTTGCTTAACTTAATAATAGTCTCTTTGTTAGAAATTATTTCTAAGCTATCCTTGGCTCTTGTTATTGCAGTATACATAAGTTCTTTTGTCAAAAAAGGGTTATTTTCTAATATTACTTTTATATGTTTGTATTCAGATCCTTGGCTTTTATGTATTGTTGTGGCAAAGCTGAATTCATAATTTGTTAGTAAATCTAAATTTATTTTTTTATATTTTTCATCTTTTCTTTGGAATAAAGCATAAAATTTAGAATTTTCATTAAAAATAACACCCCGTTCTCCATTAAATAATTTATTTTTATAGTCAGTTTTAGTTATCATTATTATTTGGCCAATAAAGCTTCCATAGGTCTTTTTCAGGTAAGTTTTTATTATTTCATTTAGTGTTTTAGTTCCAAATTTGCCAAAATTTTTTGAACTTAAAATTATATTTTCAAGTAAAGTTTCAAGTATTGTTTCAATTTTTGATTCTTTTAGTAATTTAAGATTAAAAGTGGGTATTTTTCTGTATAAATTGTTTGTATATTCTATTAGATCTTTTTTTAAGTTTATTTTTTCTATTTCTTTCAGTTGAATATTTTTATTATTATTAATGTATTTGCAAATCAAAGTACTATCTTCTTTGTATATTGCCTTTGAGAGTAAATTTATTTCTTTGTTGCTTCTGAAATTTTCTTTAAGATCTTCTACATTATCGCTATTTATTTTTTGTATTCCCAAAAGACTTGAATATACATTTCCTTCGTTTACTGACGGGAGTTGATTTTTATCTCCTACCATTATTAACTTAGTGGTTATTGGAGTTGCTTTCAGTAGTTTTAAAAAAGTATGTGCATCTACCATTGAAGCTTCGTCAATTATTATTACGTCAAAATTTAATTGATTTTCTTCATCATATAGATTTTTTTTGTTTATGAATTTGATTCCCAATAGTTTTTGGATTGTATTACATTCTATTTCTAAATTTTTGAATGAATAGTCGATACTTGTTTGCAGCCTTAGGCTAGCTTTTCCTGTAGGTGCTGTAATGGCTACTAATCCTTTTTTTTTATTGTTTAATGTTTTATTAATTGCTTTTAAGATATAGTTAACAGTTGTTGTTTTGCCTGTTCCCGGGCCTCCGCTTAATAGAAAGAAGTTGCTTTTTAATGCCTTTCTCACTGATGTAATTTGCTCTTTATTTAAATTATTGGTATTTAAATTTGATATTATATTTTGTATTTTATTGTCATTTAATTCGCTTTTATGGTTTTCTAATCTTTTTATAATTTGTTTTATTAATTCTTCTTCTTCTCTGTAGTTTTTTTGAGTATAAATGTAAATATTGTTTTCCAGGATTAGGGGAGTTGTAATTTTAAGCTTGTTAAATTCCATTAGTATGTTGTTTTTCTTTAAAAGTAAAACTATATTCTTAATAGTTTCTAGATTTCCAAATGTTTCTAGCCCTTTTAGTATTTTTATTAATTTGTTGTAACTTTTATTGGTTTTTTCTAGGTTGTCTTTTGTGAATATTATTGTATTTTGAATATCTTTTGCTAATAGATTTATGTCAGCTCTTAAATGGCCTTTATCAAAGTAGTTAAATAAAAATATTAAAAATATTACAATATTTTCATTGTTTGTGGATCTTGCAAGTGTTTGTGCTTTATAACAATTTTTTTTATTGATATTTAAAAGTTCAATTATTTCATAAAGTTTAAGCTCGGGGGTTAAGAATTTTTTGTTTTTATCTTTTAAAAATTCTCTTAATACTAAAAAATCTCTCATAAGTGTCTTTTAATGCCTAACTCTAAGATGATTTTATCTAAATCCACGTCGTTAAATTTTGGAAGATTAAAATAAATACCATTTTCAAATTTTGATTTTAAGCATTCAATATTGTCTTCAAATGCTCTTGTAAAAAGATATATTATTCCACCAAATTTTTGATTATATTCTTTTTTGTTTTTAAATAATATTTTTTTTATTCCAAGGGCATATATTTTATATTGCAAATCATAATATTCTTTTTTTATCGTATTTTCTAAATTTGTTATATTATAATCTTCCTTATTTTTTCCAAGATAGTTTGTTTTGTAATCTAGGATATATATTTTATTATTAGCTTTAAATATAAGATCTACTATTCCCTTTAAATATCCATCACTTAGTTTTATGTGAAGATCTTCAAAGTGTTTGTCAAAAAGATATTTTTGTTTTTGAAATTCAGGATTTATTTTTATTAAAAATTCCATTTCTTTTTGTAATTCTTCAATATCACACAGACGAGTATTAATTGCTCTTATATTATAAGTTAGTATATTATAAATCATTTTAGCTAATGAATTTTGTATTTCTATTGTATTGAGATTTGAGTTAATTTTTTGTATTTGTTTTTCAATAATTTCAATGTTATTTTTTTTAAAATTATCAAATGTATCTTTTGCTGTGCTAAAGATTATTTCCTCCATTGCTGCATGTAAAATGTTTCCGATGTCTTTTCCTTTGGGCAGAGTCTCTTCTAATCCAGGCTCATAATCAAGTTCTGTTTCTTTTTCGTAGTTAATATTTTTAAAATCATAGTTTTCGTAAAATTCTTTATGATGAGCTTGCGCTGTTAAACTTGAAAAACTAGATGTATATTCTTTTTTAAACATGTTTTTAATTATTGGTTTTGGCGGAATTAATTTTGTATTTACATTTGTATTGTATTTTTTTTTATTGAATCTCTTTTGGCCAATAAATTCATGTATGTTAAAGTCATGTTTAATATCATCGATAGTAAAAATTTTTGCTATTTCTAGTAATTTGCTAGTTATGCTATTTATTTTTATAATAAAAAGAGCAAATTTAGCTCTTGTTGCTCCCACATAAAATATATTTTTTTCTTCGCTTAGTATTTTTAGTCTTGCGTATTTTTTATTTTCTTCCAATTTAAAAAAATCATATTCAATTTTTCCGTCTTGATAAAATTTGTAAAATTGATTTTTTTTTGAAAAAAAATTGCTATTTTCTATTGGAGTTGTATTTAGTAAGAATACAATATTCATGCCAAGCCCTTTTGATTTGTGTATTGTCATGAGTTCTATAGATTCATTATCATTATTTATATTATTTATTTTTTCTTCTATTTCTTCAGGTTCTTCGTTTATTATTAGGCTTTCTAAAGTAGAGATTAGAGATTGTATGTTTTGTTCTTTATGATATATTTTAGAGATGATCTCAAGTGTTGTTTCATAGGTTTTTAAATTTTCAAGCTTACCTTCTTTAATAAGAAGACCTTTGTAATTTATTTTATTTTTTGCCCATTCAATAATTTTTTGATCTTTGGTGATATTTGCAATTTTGATCCACAGGTTTTTTTCGAATGTAATTTTGTTAATTGCATTTATTAATGTTATTTCATTTTTTTCAAGCAAAACTATTATATTTTCAATAAATTCTTCTATAAGGCAAATTTTGTCTTG
The window above is part of the Borreliella burgdorferi B31 genome. Proteins encoded here:
- a CDS encoding fructose-specific PTS transporter subunit EIIC — encoded protein: MQNLFSKNLIVLNYNATSKEDVIRKMASMFNENGYLNDMEAFIKEIKKREETNGTGIEEHIAMPHAKGNFIKKHGIAILRVVGNGFDFNSSDQKLSKLFFMMALPEETPSNAHIKAISYLSNTFSNNLLRHELMSTNNEDRFLEIILNNDNINESNNLNTKKDFILAVTACPVGIAHTYMAAESLKKAALELNINIKVETNGSSGTENPITEEEIKKAKGVIIASGKTIDKERFSGKPLIEVGVKDGIHKAKELIQTILKNEAPIYKKSNTNKTTETLQKQNKKTGIYKHLMNGVSFMLPFVVSGGIIIAISFMFGIKAFDINDPSYNKIADILMQIGGGSAFALMIPILAGYISFSIAERPGLAPGMITGLMMNNGNAGFLGGILAGFISGYVTLTVKKISDKIIPSNLRGINPVLTYPFLSVIISGILIYGMLSPISVINESITNMLNQLSGTNMAILGALLGGMMAIDMGGPVNKAAYAFGIAMITAKNYIPHASIMAGGMIPPIGIALATSLFKNRFSKEERESGKVCYFLGACFITEGVIPFAAADPLRVIPACILGSSVGGFISALFKVEVIAPHGGIFILPIVVNPLMWITSILVGSIITAVLIGILKKEYKNIND
- the pfkB gene encoding 1-phosphofructokinase; translation: MIYTLTLNPSVDYKIVLKEFQEESLNYALNNNFFAGGKGINVSTVLKNLGKPSTALGFLGGFTGDYIRFSLDSRGIKNDFIKIKYDTRLNIKMIANGRETEINANSPDISENEFELLKNKLKNLANNSTLVMSGSVPAALGEDAYNEIANSISNDVKLIIDTSGKPLRKILRLNPFLIKPNIYELEDLFNAKFDSTKELIKIGKNLVESGVQNIIISMGSDGAIFIGGKNVAFRAFVPKINFVSTIGAGDSVIAGFVYAFDNGSTLEDSFKFGVAAGTATALKGNLCEFQDVKKMLCQIRVEDIYTS
- the recD gene encoding exodeoxyribonuclease V subunit alpha — its product is MRDFLVLREFLKDKNKKFLTPELKLYEIIELLNINKKNCYKAQTLARSTNNENIVIFLIFLFNYFDKGHLRADINLLAKDIQNTIIFTKDNLEKTNKSYNKLIKILKGLETFGNLETIKNIVLLLKKNNILMEFNKLKITTPLILENNIYIYTQKNYREEEELIKQIIKRLENHKSELNDNKIQNIISNLNTNNLNKEQITSVRKALKSNFFLLSGGPGTGKTTTVNYILKAINKTLNNKKKGLVAITAPTGKASLRLQTSIDYSFKNLEIECNTIQKLLGIKFINKKNLYDEENQLNFDVIIIDEASMVDAHTFLKLLKATPITTKLIMVGDKNQLPSVNEGNVYSSLLGIQKINSDNVEDLKENFRSNKEINLLSKAIYKEDSTLICKYINNNKNIQLKEIEKINLKKDLIEYTNNLYRKIPTFNLKLLKESKIETILETLLENIILSSKNFGKFGTKTLNEIIKTYLKKTYGSFIGQIIMITKTDYKNKLFNGERGVIFNENSKFYALFQRKDEKYKKINLDLLTNYEFSFATTIHKSQGSEYKHIKVILENNPFLTKELMYTAITRAKDSLEIISNKETIIKLSKKSSKRDSKILEHVNSFKEIDK